One Aegilops tauschii subsp. strangulata cultivar AL8/78 chromosome 7, Aet v6.0, whole genome shotgun sequence genomic window carries:
- the LOC109736941 gene encoding glycerophosphodiester phosphodiesterase GDPD1, chloroplastic isoform X2 has product MALPATTPRAAARCPIAACAPTPPVTAGGRPRELPFALLAERGMMVGGHRGMGMNAVGAPPGARVGAARERENTLLSFGRAAEHAAVAFVEFDVQVTKDGCPVIFHDDFILTQKTEVLYEMRVTDLLLEEFLSYGVQKEPHKVSKPLLRRMEDGRVLTWSTEEDDYLCTLQEVFEHVSPHLGFNIELKFDDNIIYPSVNLNRALQAVLQVLFLTEGGTAKHDDTRRNSLDNAIHVCQEYDLHGVVSEVRGVLKNPSAILKAQESNLAILTYGQLNNVREAVYVQYLMGVNGVIVDLVEEISNAVADFSKPDLGQSTFSNSVDIGRKHESFSQQQLGFLLRLIPELIQQPH; this is encoded by the exons ATGGCGCTACCGGCGACGACCCCGCGCGCGGCGGCGCGCTGTCCGATCGCGGCGTGCGCGCCCACGCCACCGGTGACGGCCGGAGGGAGGCCCCGGGAGCTGCCGTTCGCGCTGCTGGCGGAGCGGGGGATGATGGTGGGGGGTCACCGCGGGATGGGGATGAACGCGGTGGGGGCGCCGCCCGGGGCGCGCGTCGGGGCGGCGAGGGAGCGGGAGAACACGCTGCTCTCATTCGGCCGCGCCGCCGagcacgccgccgtcgccttcgTCGAGTTCGACGTCCag GTTACAAAAGATGGCTGCCCAGTTATCTTCCACGATGATTTTATCCTCACCCAAAAAACT GAGGTTTTGTATGAAATGCGTGTGACCGATCTTCTTCTGGAAGAATTCCTTTCATATGGGGTACAAAAAGAACCTCACAAG GTCTCCAAGCCCTTACTTAGACGGATGGAAGATGGCAGAGTCCTTACTTggagcaccgaagaagatgattATCTCTGCACATTGCAGGAAGTCTTCGAACATGTCAGTCCCCATCTGGGATTTAACATCGAACTAAAGTTTGATGACAACATTATCTATCCGAGTGTCAACCTTAACCGTGCTCTTCAAGCTGTACTGCAA GTACTGTTCTTAACAGAAGGGGGAACAGCCAAACACGATGATACGAGAAGGAACTCACTCGACAATGCTATCCATGTGTGCCAAGAGTATGACTTGCATGGGGTTGTGTCAGAAGTCAGAGGAGTTCTAAAAAATCCCTCTGCGATCCTAAAAGCACAAGAATCCAACCTTGCTATTCTCACCTATGGGCAGCTCAA TAATGTGCGGGAGGCTGTTTACGTCCAGTATCTAATGGGTGTGAATGGTGTCATTGTTGATCTAGTGGAGGAGATCTCGAATGCTGTTGCAGATTTCAGTAAACCAGACCTTGGCCAGAGCACGTTCAGTAACAGCGTTGACATAGGCAGAAAACACGAGTCCTTCTCACAGCAGCAGCTGGGGTTCCTGCTCCGGCTTATACCTGAACTGATTCAGCAACCACACTGA
- the LOC109736941 gene encoding glycerophosphodiester phosphodiesterase GDPD1, chloroplastic isoform X1 gives MALPATTPRAAARCPIAACAPTPPVTAGGRPRELPFALLAERGMMVGGHRGMGMNAVGAPPGARVGAARERENTLLSFGRAAEHAAVAFVEFDVQVTKDGCPVIFHDDFILTQKTEVLYEMRVTDLLLEEFLSYGVQKEPHKVSKPLLRRMEDGRVLTWSTEEDDYLCTLQEVFEHVSPHLGFNIELKFDDNIIYPSVNLNRALQAVLQVVFQYAGNRPLFFSTFQPDAARITRELQSVYPVLFLTEGGTAKHDDTRRNSLDNAIHVCQEYDLHGVVSEVRGVLKNPSAILKAQESNLAILTYGQLNNVREAVYVQYLMGVNGVIVDLVEEISNAVADFSKPDLGQSTFSNSVDIGRKHESFSQQQLGFLLRLIPELIQQPH, from the exons ATGGCGCTACCGGCGACGACCCCGCGCGCGGCGGCGCGCTGTCCGATCGCGGCGTGCGCGCCCACGCCACCGGTGACGGCCGGAGGGAGGCCCCGGGAGCTGCCGTTCGCGCTGCTGGCGGAGCGGGGGATGATGGTGGGGGGTCACCGCGGGATGGGGATGAACGCGGTGGGGGCGCCGCCCGGGGCGCGCGTCGGGGCGGCGAGGGAGCGGGAGAACACGCTGCTCTCATTCGGCCGCGCCGCCGagcacgccgccgtcgccttcgTCGAGTTCGACGTCCag GTTACAAAAGATGGCTGCCCAGTTATCTTCCACGATGATTTTATCCTCACCCAAAAAACT GAGGTTTTGTATGAAATGCGTGTGACCGATCTTCTTCTGGAAGAATTCCTTTCATATGGGGTACAAAAAGAACCTCACAAG GTCTCCAAGCCCTTACTTAGACGGATGGAAGATGGCAGAGTCCTTACTTggagcaccgaagaagatgattATCTCTGCACATTGCAGGAAGTCTTCGAACATGTCAGTCCCCATCTGGGATTTAACATCGAACTAAAGTTTGATGACAACATTATCTATCCGAGTGTCAACCTTAACCGTGCTCTTCAAGCTGTACTGCAA GTTGTTTTTCAGTATGCTGGTAACAGACCACTCTTTTTCTCAACATTCCAACCTGATGCCGCACGGATAACACGTGAGCTCCAAAGTGTATACCCT GTACTGTTCTTAACAGAAGGGGGAACAGCCAAACACGATGATACGAGAAGGAACTCACTCGACAATGCTATCCATGTGTGCCAAGAGTATGACTTGCATGGGGTTGTGTCAGAAGTCAGAGGAGTTCTAAAAAATCCCTCTGCGATCCTAAAAGCACAAGAATCCAACCTTGCTATTCTCACCTATGGGCAGCTCAA TAATGTGCGGGAGGCTGTTTACGTCCAGTATCTAATGGGTGTGAATGGTGTCATTGTTGATCTAGTGGAGGAGATCTCGAATGCTGTTGCAGATTTCAGTAAACCAGACCTTGGCCAGAGCACGTTCAGTAACAGCGTTGACATAGGCAGAAAACACGAGTCCTTCTCACAGCAGCAGCTGGGGTTCCTGCTCCGGCTTATACCTGAACTGATTCAGCAACCACACTGA